One segment of Amycolatopsis alba DSM 44262 DNA contains the following:
- a CDS encoding universal stress protein, producing MPCAVAAPTGRLSADVRRFRRRDGRPVMTGSQRRAAVVVGVDASQSSRAAVRWAAGEAARRDSTLKLLHIDGRRRESEAAQDNLAAASVAREAEPSVATEHEVKPGGIADELVAASGAASLLVLGTHGFGALRGAPIGTVAMEVAGHARCPVVVVRGLTAPRRGEVVVGVDPSGDSERALVFALDRASARNTDLVVVHAWHDSVLEAGAELASVEESEERALEDRVAAWRDKYPGVVLRLAVVRDRNVARALIRVVPNAGLIVIGSSGGGLGSTAQGLLSRARCPVALIGRAARG from the coding sequence ATGCCCTGTGCCGTCGCCGCGCCGACGGGCAGGCTGTCGGCGGACGTCCGCCGGTTCCGGCGGCGGGACGGGAGGCCGGTGATGACCGGGAGCCAGCGGCGTGCCGCCGTGGTCGTCGGAGTGGACGCCTCGCAGTCGTCCCGTGCGGCGGTGCGCTGGGCCGCGGGAGAGGCGGCGAGACGGGACAGCACGCTGAAGCTCCTCCATATCGACGGTCGCCGTAGGGAGAGCGAAGCCGCGCAGGACAACCTCGCCGCCGCGAGTGTCGCGAGGGAAGCCGAACCTTCGGTGGCCACCGAACACGAAGTGAAACCCGGCGGGATCGCCGACGAACTGGTCGCGGCGTCCGGGGCGGCGTCGCTGCTGGTGCTGGGAACACACGGGTTCGGTGCCCTGCGCGGAGCGCCGATCGGCACGGTCGCCATGGAGGTGGCCGGGCACGCGAGATGTCCGGTGGTCGTCGTCCGCGGCCTGACCGCTCCACGCCGGGGCGAGGTGGTCGTCGGCGTCGATCCCTCCGGAGACAGCGAACGAGCCCTGGTTTTCGCGCTCGACCGTGCTTCCGCGCGGAACACCGACCTGGTCGTCGTCCATGCCTGGCACGACAGCGTGCTGGAGGCCGGTGCCGAGCTGGCGAGTGTCGAAGAGTCGGAGGAACGCGCACTGGAGGACCGGGTGGCGGCCTGGCGTGACAAGTATCCCGGCGTCGTCCTCCGGCTCGCTGTCGTCCGTGACCGCAACGTGGCCCGTGCGCTCATCCGGGTGGTCCCGAACGCGGGACTGATCGTGATCGGATCATCCGGTGGCGGGCTCGGGAGCACGGCGCAGGGGCTGCTGAGCCGCGCCCGGTGCCCGGTCGCGCTGATCGGGCGGGCCGCACGCGGGTGA
- the pspAB gene encoding PspA-associated protein PspAB, translating to MALLGSLLGKSRSVRPSLLPLLKLRSAALTLRSGYGLAPTGSGTVCFVAEGRPGAGTEAEFIAGLAGDSVRRNVVTHDAHGRTIVRCWRENGDLGWLLDDLVDVNERLAQAGFATWLLYTAVDFAELRDMRHPRLTMVYRRERGAFYPFAPRGTRGRDRAMELKIRSSLTRIVPMESDIGRWRPV from the coding sequence ATGGCGCTGTTGGGAAGCCTACTTGGGAAGAGTCGTTCGGTGCGGCCGAGCCTGCTTCCGTTGCTGAAGTTGAGGTCGGCGGCATTGACGCTGCGGTCCGGGTACGGGCTGGCGCCGACAGGTTCGGGGACGGTCTGCTTCGTCGCCGAAGGCCGTCCGGGCGCGGGGACGGAGGCGGAGTTCATCGCCGGTCTCGCCGGGGATTCCGTCCGCCGCAACGTGGTCACCCATGACGCGCATGGGCGGACGATCGTGCGCTGCTGGCGGGAGAACGGCGATCTGGGCTGGCTCCTCGACGACCTCGTCGACGTCAACGAGAGGCTGGCTCAGGCCGGGTTCGCGACCTGGTTGCTGTACACGGCGGTCGACTTCGCCGAGTTACGGGACATGCGTCACCCGAGGCTGACCATGGTCTACCGGCGGGAACGCGGTGCCTTCTACCCCTTCGCCCCGCGCGGGACCCGTGGCCGGGACCGGGCGATGGAACTGAAGATCCGCTCGTCGCTGACCCGGATCGTGCCGATGGAGTCCGACATCGGCCGGTGGCGCCCGGTGTGA
- a CDS encoding GAF and ANTAR domain-containing protein, whose amino-acid sequence MEDLGPDRVVDTLSSECARLLPIDSTEVFLPGLKLERHPAAVEEGPVLESFETGSDIAVHDLSAEVRRWPDYVARMVGQGYSTVSALPLRAMDQTVGSIAFLSVENAVLSAEDHRLGQALADVATQCLLQQRDLRHFRTLSEQLQTALDSRVIIEQAKGMLAERAHVDVSDAFQRLRAFARSSNRKLSEVAHEFVKGTLDNEKLLRPRNR is encoded by the coding sequence ATGGAAGACCTCGGTCCGGATCGGGTCGTGGACACTTTGTCCAGCGAATGCGCGCGGCTGCTGCCGATCGATTCCACGGAAGTCTTCCTGCCGGGCTTGAAACTCGAACGTCATCCGGCGGCGGTCGAGGAAGGGCCCGTGCTCGAGTCGTTCGAAACCGGGAGTGACATCGCCGTTCACGACCTTTCCGCCGAGGTCCGACGCTGGCCCGACTACGTGGCGAGAATGGTCGGACAGGGCTATTCCACGGTTTCCGCGCTTCCGTTGCGCGCGATGGATCAAACCGTCGGCTCGATCGCATTCCTGAGTGTCGAAAACGCGGTTCTGAGCGCTGAAGATCATCGGCTCGGGCAGGCGCTCGCCGACGTCGCGACCCAGTGTCTCCTGCAGCAGCGGGACTTGCGCCACTTCCGGACGCTTTCGGAGCAGCTGCAGACCGCGCTCGACAGCCGGGTGATCATCGAGCAGGCGAAGGGCATGCTCGCCGAGCGTGCTCATGTCGATGTCAGCGACGCTTTCCAGCGTTTGCGCGCCTTCGCGCGCAGTTCGAACAGGAAGCTTTCGGAGGTCGCGCACGAGTTCGTGAAGGGTACGCTGGACAACGAAAAACTTCTTCGGCCGCGGAATCGGTGA
- a CDS encoding spermidine synthase, which produces MAQRVIVEPMGAGLTRNWTVEEVLFEGRTAFQNVLIGRTAQGISLFCDDERQSTELSQLVYHEALMIPSLLLAERVERVLIIGSSEGVASELAVAAGAEVVDHVDIDAEAVRACAEHLPYGYTLGDLARAERGEGKIRVHYRDGWEFLAEARERGDSYDVVVIDLPDENDDPSAQHNRLYGADFLARCTALLAEGGVVGCQGGCPTLWRNQTLAASWRRFTESFGTVLYYGSDEHEWAFLSGRPDVLADPGALVAERIGKAGIGESTVDEAALRANTVPPISLRRH; this is translated from the coding sequence ATGGCGCAACGAGTGATCGTCGAGCCGATGGGCGCGGGGCTCACCCGGAACTGGACCGTCGAGGAGGTTCTGTTCGAGGGGCGCACCGCGTTCCAGAACGTCCTCATCGGACGGACCGCGCAGGGGATCTCCCTGTTCTGCGACGACGAACGGCAGAGCACCGAGCTGAGCCAGCTCGTCTACCACGAGGCACTGATGATCCCGTCGCTGCTGCTCGCCGAACGCGTCGAGCGGGTGCTGATCATCGGCTCCAGCGAGGGCGTCGCCTCCGAGCTCGCGGTCGCCGCGGGAGCCGAGGTGGTCGACCACGTCGACATCGACGCCGAGGCGGTGCGTGCCTGCGCGGAGCACCTTCCCTACGGCTACACGCTCGGCGATCTGGCGCGTGCCGAGCGCGGCGAGGGGAAGATCCGCGTCCACTACCGCGACGGCTGGGAGTTCCTCGCCGAGGCGCGGGAACGCGGGGACTCCTACGACGTCGTCGTGATCGACCTGCCGGACGAGAACGACGATCCGTCGGCACAGCACAACCGGTTGTACGGCGCCGATTTCCTGGCCAGGTGCACGGCGCTGCTCGCCGAAGGGGGAGTGGTCGGCTGCCAGGGCGGCTGCCCGACGCTGTGGCGCAACCAGACGCTGGCCGCGTCTTGGCGCCGGTTCACCGAGTCGTTCGGCACCGTTCTCTACTACGGTTCGGACGAGCACGAATGGGCTTTCCTGAGCGGCAGGCCCGACGTGCTCGCCGATCCCGGCGCCCTCGTCGCGGAGAGGATCGGCAAGGCGGGAATCGGTGAGTCCACTGTGGACGAAGCCGCGCTGCGGGCGAACACGGTCCCGCCGATTTCGCTGCGACGCCACTGA
- the speD gene encoding adenosylmethionine decarboxylase, which yields MPGEEPLVGRFAGRHVLAEFEGIEPSLLDDAELLKKTLADAVTEAGATVCEVVSHSFAPQGVTVLALLAESHASVHTYPEIGSVFVDVFTCGDRADPERAVALLAKMLGAGTVRMSTVERGEN from the coding sequence ATGCCGGGTGAAGAACCACTCGTCGGCCGGTTCGCCGGCCGCCACGTACTCGCGGAGTTCGAGGGGATCGAGCCGTCGCTGCTCGACGACGCCGAACTCCTGAAGAAGACCCTCGCCGACGCGGTGACCGAGGCGGGGGCGACGGTCTGCGAAGTCGTGTCGCATTCCTTCGCCCCGCAAGGGGTCACCGTGCTCGCGCTGCTGGCCGAATCACACGCGTCCGTGCACACCTATCCGGAGATCGGCTCGGTGTTCGTGGACGTGTTCACCTGCGGGGACCGGGCGGACCCGGAACGGGCGGTCGCACTGCTGGCGAAGATGCTGGGCGCCGGCACCGTCCGGATGTCCACCGTGGAACGAGGAGAGAACTGA